A DNA window from Sulfitobacter sp. BSw21498 contains the following coding sequences:
- a CDS encoding DUF5337 domain-containing protein, with protein sequence MTDKEEIALARKGRMVGLVIAGTMVLWIAAQWLAPQFGLPGRYALLFDFAALAALIWAMVNIYQMRRARAASRDT encoded by the coding sequence ATGACAGATAAGGAAGAAATTGCCTTGGCCCGCAAAGGCCGGATGGTGGGCCTTGTCATTGCCGGCACAATGGTGCTTTGGATCGCGGCGCAATGGCTTGCACCGCAGTTCGGCTTGCCCGGACGCTATGCGCTGCTGTTCGACTTTGCCGCGCTGGCAGCCCTGATCTGGGCGATGGTAAATATATATCAGATGAGGCGGGCCCGCGCGGCCAGCCGTGACACATAA
- a CDS encoding MAPEG family protein: METFAAYSHALAALAFWAILMSVLGALSTMGRTPEGRCECGKPKRNYDDVVYRRDRAFMNAIEASGPFLASTLAAVLLGAPVFWVNLFAALFVAVRVAMAVVHIGTTNQPMRSLFFTLGLVCILALAVLAIFAAF, translated from the coding sequence ATGGAAACCTTTGCCGCCTATAGCCATGCGCTGGCAGCTTTGGCCTTTTGGGCCATTCTAATGAGTGTTCTGGGCGCTCTCTCTACTATGGGGCGCACGCCAGAAGGGCGTTGTGAGTGCGGTAAGCCCAAGCGGAACTATGACGACGTAGTCTATCGCCGTGATCGCGCGTTTATGAACGCGATAGAGGCGTCGGGCCCGTTTCTGGCATCGACGCTGGCGGCGGTGCTACTTGGCGCGCCTGTGTTCTGGGTGAACCTCTTTGCGGCGCTTTTCGTGGCGGTGCGGGTCGCGATGGCCGTGGTGCATATCGGGACAACCAACCAGCCGATGCGGTCGTTGTTCTTTACGCTGGGGTTGGTCTGTATTCTGGCCTTGGCCGTGCTGGCAATTTTCGCGGCCTTTTAA
- a CDS encoding crotonase/enoyl-CoA hydratase family protein, with translation MYETLKLATDDRGVASLTLARADKHNAMSAQMIDELTQAAAALAADDAVRVVVLTGAGKSFCAGGDLGWMQAQREMDGPTRSAEAGKLATMLGALNTLPKPLIGRVQGNAFGGGVGMASVCDVAIGVDTLKMGFTETRLGIIPATIGPYILARMGEGRARRVFMSARLFDAAEAIDLGLLARAVPADELDGAIEAEVVPYLSCAPGAVAAAKQLARDLGPRIDAQVVEHTIAALADRWETEEAAEGIGAFFDKRKASWITG, from the coding sequence ATGTACGAGACGTTGAAACTGGCGACCGATGATCGCGGTGTCGCCAGCTTGACCTTGGCGCGCGCGGACAAGCACAATGCGATGTCCGCGCAGATGATCGACGAACTGACGCAAGCCGCTGCCGCATTGGCCGCCGATGACGCCGTACGGGTCGTGGTGCTCACGGGCGCAGGCAAAAGCTTTTGCGCGGGTGGCGATCTGGGCTGGATGCAGGCGCAGCGCGAGATGGATGGGCCGACACGCTCGGCCGAGGCGGGAAAGCTTGCCACCATGCTGGGCGCGCTAAACACGCTGCCCAAGCCGTTGATCGGGCGGGTGCAGGGCAATGCCTTTGGCGGCGGTGTTGGCATGGCGTCGGTCTGCGATGTGGCGATCGGGGTGGATACGCTCAAGATGGGCTTTACCGAGACGCGGCTGGGGATCATTCCAGCGACAATCGGCCCTTATATATTGGCGCGAATGGGCGAAGGGCGGGCGCGGCGCGTATTCATGTCGGCCCGTCTGTTTGATGCGGCAGAGGCAATTGATCTGGGGCTGCTCGCGCGCGCGGTGCCAGCGGATGAACTGGACGGCGCGATCGAGGCCGAGGTTGTGCCCTATCTGTCCTGTGCGCCGGGGGCTGTGGCTGCCGCCAAGCAACTTGCGCGGGATTTGGGGCCGCGGATCGACGCTCAGGTCGTGGAGCATACCATCGCGGCACTGGCGGACCGCTGGGAGACCGAAGAAGCAGCCGAGGGAATCGGCGCCTTTTTTGACAAACGCAAGGCGTCGTGGATCACGGGGTGA
- a CDS encoding NADH-quinone oxidoreductase subunit D, with amino-acid sequence MDGTKGFEDALTGEQKIRNFNINFGPQHPAAHGVLRLVLELDGEIVERCDPHIGLLHRGTEKLMESRTYLQNLPYFDRLDYVAPMNQEHAWCLAIEKLTGVEVPRRASLIRVLYSEIGRILSHLLNVTTQAMDVGALTPPLWGFEEREDLMIFYERASGARLHAAYFRPGGVHQDLPPALLDDIETWSHKFLSGFMVDVDLLLTENRIFKQRNADIGIVSEQDIQDWGFSGVMVRGSGLAWDLRRAQPYECYDEFDFQIPTGVNGDCYDRYLVRMEEMRQSTYIIQQAIEKLRAPEGQGDILARGKITPPSRTAMKTDMESLIHHFKLYTEGFHVPAGEVYCAVEAPKGEFGVYLVADGSNKPYRAKLRAPGYLHLQAMDYIAKGHQLADVAAIIGTMDIVFGEVDR; translated from the coding sequence ATGGACGGCACCAAAGGTTTCGAAGACGCCCTGACCGGCGAACAGAAGATCCGCAACTTCAACATTAACTTCGGCCCGCAACACCCTGCGGCGCACGGGGTTTTGCGTCTTGTCCTTGAACTTGACGGCGAGATCGTCGAACGTTGCGATCCGCACATTGGTCTGCTGCACCGCGGTACCGAAAAGCTGATGGAAAGCCGCACCTACCTGCAAAACCTGCCGTATTTTGACCGGCTGGATTACGTGGCCCCGATGAACCAAGAACACGCCTGGTGTCTGGCCATCGAAAAGCTGACTGGTGTCGAAGTGCCCCGTCGCGCTTCGTTGATCCGCGTGCTTTACTCCGAAATTGGCCGCATCCTGTCGCACCTGCTGAACGTCACCACACAGGCGATGGACGTGGGCGCGCTGACGCCGCCGCTTTGGGGATTCGAGGAACGCGAAGATCTGATGATCTTTTACGAACGGGCCTCCGGTGCGCGTCTGCACGCCGCCTATTTCCGCCCCGGTGGGGTCCATCAGGATCTGCCGCCCGCGCTGCTGGACGATATTGAAACGTGGTCGCATAAATTCCTGTCGGGCTTCATGGTCGACGTGGACCTGCTGCTGACCGAAAATCGGATTTTCAAACAGCGTAACGCTGACATTGGCATCGTCTCTGAACAGGACATTCAGGATTGGGGTTTCTCGGGCGTGATGGTGCGCGGGTCTGGCTTGGCGTGGGATTTGCGCCGTGCGCAGCCCTATGAATGCTACGATGAATTCGACTTCCAAATTCCGACCGGTGTGAATGGCGATTGTTATGACCGCTATCTCGTCCGGATGGAGGAAATGCGTCAGTCTACCTACATCATCCAGCAAGCGATCGAAAAGCTGCGCGCGCCCGAAGGGCAGGGCGATATTCTGGCACGGGGCAAAATCACGCCGCCCAGCCGGACTGCGATGAAAACCGACATGGAAAGCCTGATCCACCACTTCAAGCTGTACACCGAAGGGTTCCACGTCCCCGCCGGCGAAGTCTATTGCGCCGTCGAAGCCCCCAAAGGCGAATTCGGCGTCTACCTTGTGGCGGATGGATCGAACAAACCCTACCGTGCCAAACTGCGCGCGCCCGGCTATCTGCACCTGCAAGCGATGGATTACATCGCCAAGGGGCACCAGCTGGCGGATGTCGCGGCGATCATCGGTACCATGGATATCGTTTTCGGAGAGGTCGACCGTTGA
- the nuoF gene encoding NADH-quinone oxidoreductase subunit NuoF, translating to MLQDQDRIFTNIYGMHDRTLKGAQARGHWDGTAGILKNGRDWIISQMKESGLRGRGGAGFPTGLKWSFMPKESDGRPSYLVVNADESEPGTCKDREIMRHDPHTLIEGCLIASFAMNANACYIYIRGEYIREREALQAAIDEAYDAGLVGKNACKSGYDFDIYVHHGAGAYICGEETALLESLEGKKGMPRMKPPFPAGAGLYGCPTTVNNVESIAVVPTILRRGPEWFSSFGRPNNAGTKLFAISGHVNNPCVVEEAMSISFEELIEKHCGGIRGGWDNLKAVIPGGSSVPMIPGAQMRDAIMDFDYLREQRSGLGTAAVIVMDNSTDVIKAIWRLAKFYKHESCGQCTPCREGTGWMMRVMDRLVRGDAEPEEIDMLLDVTKQVEGHTICALGDAAAWPIQGLIRHFRDEIEDRIKHKRTGRVSAVAAE from the coding sequence ATGCTTCAGGATCAAGACCGCATCTTTACCAATATCTACGGTATGCACGACCGCACGCTGAAGGGCGCGCAGGCGCGTGGCCATTGGGATGGCACAGCTGGCATTCTGAAAAACGGGCGTGACTGGATCATCAGCCAGATGAAAGAGTCGGGTTTGCGTGGTCGTGGCGGTGCGGGCTTTCCAACGGGCCTAAAGTGGTCCTTCATGCCCAAGGAAAGCGACGGTCGCCCGAGCTATCTGGTGGTGAACGCCGATGAATCCGAACCCGGTACCTGTAAAGACCGCGAAATCATGCGCCACGATCCGCACACGCTGATCGAAGGTTGCCTGATTGCCAGCTTCGCTATGAACGCCAACGCCTGCTACATCTACATTCGCGGCGAATACATCCGCGAGCGCGAAGCGCTGCAAGCCGCCATCGACGAGGCGTATGACGCCGGTCTGGTCGGCAAAAATGCCTGTAAATCGGGCTATGACTTTGACATCTATGTTCACCACGGTGCCGGTGCGTATATCTGCGGCGAAGAAACCGCACTGCTCGAAAGCCTAGAGGGCAAAAAGGGCATGCCTCGGATGAAGCCTCCGTTCCCCGCGGGTGCCGGTCTGTACGGTTGCCCGACAACGGTGAACAACGTGGAATCCATTGCTGTGGTGCCAACGATCCTGCGTCGCGGTCCTGAATGGTTTTCAAGCTTCGGGCGTCCGAACAACGCGGGCACAAAGCTGTTCGCGATCTCGGGCCATGTGAACAACCCCTGCGTCGTCGAAGAAGCGATGAGCATCTCTTTCGAAGAACTGATCGAAAAACATTGCGGCGGTATCCGTGGCGGCTGGGACAACCTCAAGGCTGTGATCCCCGGTGGGTCGTCGGTGCCGATGATCCCCGGTGCGCAGATGCGCGACGCGATCATGGATTTTGACTATCTGCGCGAACAACGCTCGGGCCTTGGTACGGCGGCTGTAATCGTGATGGATAACTCCACCGATGTGATCAAGGCGATCTGGCGTCTGGCGAAGTTCTACAAGCACGAATCCTGCGGCCAGTGTACGCCGTGCCGCGAAGGCACGGGCTGGATGATGCGCGTGATGGACCGTCTGGTGCGCGGCGATGCAGAACCCGAAGAAATCGACATGTTGCTCGATGTGACCAAACAGGTCGAAGGCCACACGATCTGCGCCCTTGGCGATGCGGCGGCTTGGCCTATTCAGGGTTTGATCCGGCACTTCCGTGACGAGATCGAGGATCGCATCAAGCACAAGCGTACCGGCCGCGTCAGCGCCGTCGCGGCGGAGTAA
- a CDS encoding DUF5333 domain-containing protein yields MRNVLIAVTTVAMMASPVAAKPPLRDVPAVDDALLDLGLADRIRKECPDISARMLRALSYLNNVQSTAKSLGYTSDEIDAYRKSDAEKARMKARGAAYLKAKGVDTSDPQSYCALGRAEIQKSSRIGSLLRAK; encoded by the coding sequence ATGCGTAACGTATTGATCGCCGTAACCACCGTGGCCATGATGGCCAGCCCTGTCGCCGCAAAACCGCCGCTGCGTGATGTACCGGCTGTTGATGATGCGCTGCTTGATCTTGGACTGGCCGACCGGATTCGCAAGGAATGTCCTGATATCTCGGCCCGCATGCTGCGCGCGCTTAGCTATCTGAACAATGTGCAAAGCACGGCCAAATCTTTGGGCTATACGTCGGACGAAATTGACGCCTACCGCAAAAGCGATGCTGAAAAGGCGCGCATGAAGGCCCGGGGGGCTGCATATTTAAAGGCGAAGGGGGTCGATACTTCTGACCCGCAAAGCTATTGTGCGTTAGGGCGTGCAGAAATCCAAAAATCGAGCCGGATCGGTTCGTTACTGAGAGCGAAATAA
- a CDS encoding NuoB/complex I 20 kDa subunit family protein — MAVAAAGANVAGMDRDVATQNLNKELQDKGFLLTSTEDIINWARTGSLHWMTFGLACCAVEMMHTSMPRYDLERFGTAPRASPRQSDLMIVAGTLTNKMAPALRKVYDQMPEPRYVISMGSCANGGGYYHYSYSVVRGCDRIVPVDVYVPGCPPTAEALLYGIMQLQRKIRRTGTIVR; from the coding sequence ATGGCAGTAGCAGCCGCCGGGGCCAATGTGGCCGGGATGGACCGCGATGTGGCCACCCAGAACCTGAACAAGGAACTGCAGGACAAAGGCTTCCTGCTGACCTCGACCGAAGACATCATCAACTGGGCCCGTACCGGATCGCTGCACTGGATGACATTTGGTCTGGCCTGCTGCGCGGTCGAGATGATGCACACATCGATGCCGCGCTATGATCTAGAACGCTTTGGGACCGCACCGCGCGCGTCTCCGCGTCAGTCGGACCTGATGATCGTCGCGGGCACGCTGACCAACAAGATGGCACCGGCCCTGCGCAAGGTCTATGACCAGATGCCGGAACCGCGGTATGTGATCTCTATGGGGTCTTGCGCCAACGGCGGCGGCTATTACCACTACAGCTATTCTGTGGTGCGCGGCTGCGACCGGATTGTTCCCGTCGACGTCTATGTGCCCGGCTGCCCTCCAACGGCAGAGGCCTTGCTGTACGGCATCATGCAATTGCAGCGTAAAATCCGCCGCACCGGCACAATTGTTCGCTAA
- a CDS encoding NADH-quinone oxidoreductase subunit E, translating into MLRRLHPDQPTSFAFTPANQAWAEAQITKYPEGRQASAIIPLLWRAQEQEGWLSRPAIEHVSEMLGMAYIRGLEVATFYFMFQLQPVGEVAHFQICGTTSCMICGAEDLIEVCKDRIAPKAHQISADGKFSWEEVECLGACSNAPMAQIGKDYYEDLTVDGFRAMIDDMAAGQVPVPGPQNGRYASEPLSGLSSLTDHDSGKTQYNACAQLAVDIGDTIKRIDGTEVPLTAPWQGKDGADSAGSDNEQPVSRDDNMPPEGPDGAQGGRTPAEEDAPRDVGDASDKRSEAPGEADGVEAVGKPETGSVAPGDPAPAPKAPTAGTKKASVAKSAEANAEAAATKPKALDAPEGGAADDLKLIKGIGPKLETLVNKMGFYHFSQIAGWGPNEVSWVDQNLEGFKGRVSRDNWVEQAKKLAAGDQTEFSSRATKDDI; encoded by the coding sequence ATGCTGCGCCGTTTGCACCCTGACCAACCGACAAGCTTTGCCTTCACCCCCGCCAACCAGGCATGGGCCGAAGCGCAGATCACGAAATACCCCGAAGGCCGTCAGGCCAGCGCGATCATCCCTTTGCTGTGGCGTGCGCAGGAACAGGAAGGCTGGCTCAGCCGTCCTGCCATCGAACATGTCTCTGAAATGCTGGGGATGGCCTATATTCGCGGGCTCGAAGTCGCGACATTCTACTTTATGTTCCAGCTTCAGCCGGTGGGCGAGGTCGCCCACTTCCAGATTTGCGGTACGACATCGTGCATGATCTGCGGTGCCGAAGACCTGATCGAGGTCTGCAAGGACCGCATTGCGCCCAAGGCGCATCAGATCAGCGCAGACGGCAAGTTCTCGTGGGAAGAAGTCGAATGTCTGGGGGCGTGTTCGAACGCGCCGATGGCGCAGATCGGCAAGGATTACTACGAAGACCTGACGGTCGACGGCTTCCGCGCCATGATTGACGACATGGCCGCAGGGCAGGTGCCTGTGCCGGGGCCGCAGAACGGGCGCTATGCGTCCGAACCCCTGTCGGGTCTGTCCAGCCTGACTGACCACGACAGCGGCAAGACACAATATAACGCCTGTGCACAGCTGGCGGTGGACATTGGCGACACCATCAAACGCATTGACGGTACCGAAGTCCCCCTGACCGCGCCGTGGCAGGGCAAGGACGGTGCCGATAGCGCTGGTTCCGACAACGAACAGCCCGTCTCGCGCGATGACAATATGCCGCCCGAAGGCCCCGATGGTGCCCAAGGGGGCCGCACGCCGGCCGAGGAAGACGCACCGCGTGATGTGGGCGATGCCTCTGATAAGCGCTCCGAAGCACCCGGAGAGGCGGATGGCGTTGAAGCCGTCGGCAAACCCGAGACAGGCAGCGTCGCGCCGGGCGATCCGGCACCCGCGCCCAAAGCACCGACAGCAGGCACCAAGAAAGCATCCGTCGCTAAATCGGCGGAAGCCAACGCAGAGGCCGCTGCCACCAAGCCCAAGGCGCTGGATGCCCCCGAAGGCGGTGCTGCGGATGACCTCAAGTTGATCAAGGGCATCGGTCCAAAGCTCGAAACGCTGGTGAACAAGATGGGTTTCTACCACTTTAGCCAGATCGCGGGCTGGGGCCCGAACGAGGTATCTTGGGTCGACCAGAACCTCGAAGGGTTCAAAGGCCGCGTGTCCCGCGATAACTGGGTTGAACAGGCAAAAAAGCTCGCCGCTGGTGATCAAACAGAATTCTCGTCCCGCGCCACAAAAGATGATATCTAA
- a CDS encoding NADH-quinone oxidoreductase subunit C, which produces MSEQLNELGAYIEAKRPDCILGWDISFDELNMDVTQANLPGLVEFIKSDATCRFSSLVDITAVDYPGRAKRFDVIYHFLSMYQNQRIRLRVAAREEDMVPSIVDIHPSANWFEREVFDMFGIIFAGHPDLRRLLTDYGFRGYPLRKDFPTTGYTEVRYDESEKRVVYEPVSLVQEYRQFDFMSPWEGAEYILPGDEKPEAK; this is translated from the coding sequence ATGTCAGAACAACTGAACGAACTTGGCGCGTATATCGAAGCGAAACGGCCTGACTGTATCCTTGGCTGGGACATCTCCTTTGACGAGCTGAACATGGACGTCACGCAGGCCAATCTGCCCGGTCTGGTGGAATTTATCAAAAGCGACGCCACCTGTCGTTTCTCGTCGTTGGTGGACATCACGGCGGTGGATTACCCGGGGCGCGCCAAACGCTTTGACGTCATCTATCACTTCTTGTCGATGTACCAGAACCAACGCATCCGTCTGCGCGTTGCCGCGCGCGAAGAGGACATGGTCCCGTCGATCGTCGATATCCACCCGTCGGCCAACTGGTTTGAACGCGAAGTCTTTGATATGTTCGGCATCATTTTTGCGGGTCACCCCGATCTGCGTCGCCTGCTGACAGATTATGGGTTCCGTGGCTATCCGCTGCGCAAGGATTTCCCGACCACCGGCTATACCGAAGTCCGCTATGACGAGAGCGAAAAACGCGTGGTGTATGAACCCGTAAGCCTCGTGCAGGAATACCGCCAATTCGACTTTATGTCGCCTTGGGAAGGGGCTGAATATATTCTGCCCGGCGATGAAAAGCCGGAGGCAAAATAA
- a CDS encoding endonuclease — translation MTDLTQKEQCKRGCTRWGGGVGLVLALLFWQVFGWGFIASLFLGIILGLVTFVVMSKLLCSTVADDTAEASRAPAAAAAPATAATRQAASAAPTSDAPVEPEPKLDAAPGAVETVETRPEDTTGGQATADVGGAASEATAGTSPAAMDEPAGFSGIKPTAKLKGQEELAARKGTYKYEAPAATPIDTKPAPAAAPEAAAEPVASIPAPKAAEVPEAPATIEGATSTRPGIADIPVGTVESSPETLDQPREGGADNLKLLSGVGPKIEQTLNALGIYHFDQIARWTATEIAWVDARLPFKGRIQRDDWTAQAKTLAAGAEADFSARNKKT, via the coding sequence ATGACTGATTTGACGCAAAAAGAGCAATGCAAGCGCGGTTGCACACGTTGGGGGGGCGGTGTCGGCCTTGTCCTCGCTTTGCTATTTTGGCAGGTCTTCGGCTGGGGTTTCATCGCCTCGTTGTTCCTCGGGATCATTCTGGGACTTGTGACATTTGTGGTGATGTCAAAGCTGCTATGCAGCACGGTGGCGGACGACACGGCAGAGGCGTCCCGCGCCCCAGCCGCCGCAGCAGCACCTGCGACGGCGGCAACAAGGCAAGCCGCCAGCGCCGCCCCCACGAGCGATGCGCCCGTAGAGCCCGAGCCAAAGCTAGATGCGGCACCTGGAGCAGTCGAAACTGTCGAAACCCGCCCCGAAGATACCACCGGTGGTCAGGCAACAGCCGATGTTGGCGGTGCTGCATCCGAAGCGACAGCGGGCACGTCTCCTGCTGCGATGGATGAGCCCGCGGGCTTTTCAGGGATCAAACCCACAGCCAAGCTGAAGGGCCAAGAAGAGCTTGCCGCGCGCAAGGGTACCTATAAATACGAAGCCCCAGCGGCGACGCCGATCGACACCAAGCCTGCACCTGCTGCGGCACCAGAGGCCGCGGCTGAACCCGTTGCCTCTATCCCTGCGCCAAAAGCTGCCGAGGTGCCAGAGGCACCGGCGACAATCGAGGGGGCGACCTCAACCCGTCCGGGGATCGCTGATATTCCGGTGGGGACCGTTGAGAGCAGCCCTGAAACACTGGACCAGCCGCGCGAAGGCGGGGCCGATAACCTCAAGCTTCTCAGTGGAGTCGGGCCGAAGATCGAGCAGACGTTGAACGCTCTGGGGATCTATCACTTTGACCAGATCGCGCGGTGGACGGCGACTGAAATCGCTTGGGTCGACGCCCGCTTGCCATTCAAGGGCCGCATTCAACGCGACGACTGGACGGCGCAAGCAAAGACCCTCGCCGCCGGCGCAGAAGCCGACTTCTCTGCACGCAACAAAAAGACCTGA
- a CDS encoding NADH-quinone oxidoreductase subunit A, whose translation MDDMMREYLPILLFLAVAIVLGIVLILAAFVLAVRNPDPEKVSAYECGFNAFDDARMKFDVRFYLVSILFIIFDLEIAFLFPWAVAFQDVSMAGFWSMMVFLAVLTAGFAYEWKKGALEWQ comes from the coding sequence TTGGACGACATGATGCGGGAATACCTGCCGATCCTACTTTTTCTAGCCGTGGCGATTGTCCTTGGCATTGTTTTGATCCTGGCCGCCTTCGTGCTGGCCGTGCGCAACCCGGACCCTGAAAAAGTGTCGGCCTATGAATGCGGGTTTAACGCTTTTGACGACGCCCGAATGAAATTCGACGTGCGGTTCTACCTCGTGTCGATCCTGTTTATCATCTTTGACCTCGAAATTGCTTTCCTCTTTCCCTGGGCCGTGGCCTTTCAGGACGTGAGCATGGCCGGCTTCTGGTCGATGATGGTGTTTCTTGCCGTGCTGACCGCCGGTTTTGCGTATGAGTGGAAAAAAGGAGCACTGGAATGGCAGTAG
- a CDS encoding hydroxymethylglutaryl-CoA lyase: MDKGFCEIFEVGPRDGLQNEAREIPVAEKIALVDLLSRAGFSRIEVASFVSPKWVPQMAGSGEVLGGIRRAEGVRYAALTPNMRGYEDAVAAKAGEIAVFAAASEGFSQKNINASIEEAFARFAPILEQARHVDIPVRGYVSCVVKCPFDGAVDPSKVAEVADRLFSMGCYEVSLGDTIGAGTPDTIARMLLAVREAVPVSRLAGHYHDTNGRAMDNIDASLSMGVRVFDAAVGGLGGCPYAPGAAGNVATERVNAHLVGLGYDTGLDQALIEEAAAMARGMRAV; encoded by the coding sequence ATGGATAAAGGGTTCTGCGAGATTTTCGAGGTCGGTCCGAGGGACGGGTTGCAAAACGAGGCACGCGAAATACCAGTGGCGGAGAAAATTGCGCTGGTGGATCTGCTCAGCCGTGCGGGGTTCTCTCGGATCGAGGTGGCAAGCTTTGTCAGCCCCAAATGGGTGCCGCAGATGGCTGGTTCGGGCGAGGTGCTTGGCGGTATCCGGCGCGCAGAAGGGGTCCGCTATGCGGCGTTGACGCCGAATATGCGCGGCTATGAGGATGCGGTTGCCGCGAAGGCGGGTGAGATCGCTGTTTTCGCCGCTGCCAGCGAGGGGTTCAGCCAGAAGAATATCAACGCCAGCATCGAAGAGGCGTTCGCGCGTTTCGCCCCCATCCTCGAGCAAGCGCGCCACGTGGACATTCCGGTGCGGGGCTATGTCTCTTGCGTGGTGAAATGCCCCTTTGACGGGGCGGTTGATCCGTCGAAAGTGGCAGAGGTCGCAGACCGCTTGTTTTCGATGGGCTGCTATGAGGTATCCTTGGGCGATACCATCGGGGCAGGCACGCCGGACACGATCGCGCGGATGCTGCTGGCAGTGCGCGAGGCTGTCCCAGTGAGCCGTTTGGCCGGACATTATCACGACACCAACGGTCGGGCGATGGATAATATTGATGCCTCGCTATCGATGGGTGTGCGGGTGTTTGATGCCGCGGTCGGTGGGCTGGGGGGATGCCCCTATGCGCCGGGTGCCGCCGGCAACGTCGCCACCGAAAGGGTCAACGCGCATCTGGTAGGGTTGGGCTATGACACAGGGCTGGATCAGGCATTAATTGAAGAGGCCGCCGCGATGGCGCGCGGCATGAGGGCAGTGTGA